GTATCCTCCTCCGCAGGCCTGAGTTTGATTTCGATTCTCATTTCACCCCACCCCGGTTTCAACCGAGTAAAATTGGAATTCAGGGTTAATAAGAATTTCGTATGTTACACGTCGATTGAGTTACAACGCTAAAGAGTCACCAATACTCATTGGACAAGAATGAACACAAAGAGAGCATGAAAAAGGTGGAACACCCAACAAGGTTAAAAAGGCTATCGGTGATAATGACACAGTGACGAGGTGAGATAACATGAGCATAGAGGATGCAAACATGCATGAAAGTTACGATGACTACGTCACCTTCCTGAAGAGAAGGATTAGACAGCTCGAACTCCAGGTGAGAACCCTAGAGGCCGATAAGGAGAGACTTGAGAGGGAACTTTCGCGATTAAGGATGGAGATGTCGAGGCTCAGACAGCCCCCGGCCTTCGCGGGCAACGTTATCGAGGTTCTCGACGACGAGAGGGCGATAGTCCAGAACTACAACGGACCGCGCTTCGTTGTTAGAATCGCCCCTTGGATAGAGCGCGACAAGCTCAAGCCCGGTTCGAGAGTGGCCCTCGACCAGAGAACGATGGCCATAGTGGAACTCCTCCCAACAGAGAAGGACCCGAGCGTGCTCGGATTTGAGGTCATAGAGCGACCCAAAGTCACGTACGACGACATCGGGGGTCTTGAGAAGCAACTCCAGGAACTCAGGGAGGCCATAGAGCTTCCCCTCAAGCACCCTGAGCTCTTTGAAAAGGTTGGGATAGAGCCTCCGAAGGGCGTTCTCCTCTACGGTCCGCCGGGCTGTGGAAAGACCCTCATGGCAAAGGCCCTAGCGAGGGAAGTTAACGCCACCTTTATACGCGTAGTCGGTAGCGAACTCGTGAGGAAGTTCATCGGCGAGGGTGCCCGGTTGGTTCACGAGCTGTTTGAACTCGCCAAGGAGAAGGCTCCAACGATAATCTTCATAGACGAGATTGACGCCATAGGAGCGAAGAGAATGGACGAAACGACGGGTGGCGAGAGGGAAGTTAACAGAACCCTGATGCAACTCCTTGCTGAGATGGACGGCTTCGACCCGCGCGGAAACGTCAAGGTCATAGCCGCAACCAACAGACCCGACATACTCGACCCGGCTCTGCTGAGACCTGGAAGGTTTGACAGGCTCATAGAGGTTCCTCTCCCTGACTTCCGCGGAAGGCTTGAGATACTCAAGGTCCACACGAGGAAGATGAACCTGAAGGACGTTGACCTGCGCATTATAGCCGAGCTCACAGAGGGCGCGAGCGGAGCGGATTTAAAGGCGATAGCGACTGAGGCAGGAATGTTCGCAATCAGGGACAGGCGCGAGTACGTTACGCAGGACGACTTCCTCAAGGCAGTCGAGAAGGTCTTGGGAGCCGAGAAGAGACTCGCCCAGGCGATAGCGATGCACGAGGTCATGTACGGCTGACTCCCGTTTCTGTCCCCTTTATTATTACCTCGGCCAGAACGTAGAGAACCGCTATGGAGAAGAACGCTCCCCTGTAACCGAGCCTGTCTATCAGGTAGCCGGTGAAATAGGGCCCGACGGTAGCCCCAAAGAAGCCCACCATGTTAACGAATCCCATAACGGGGCCCAGGTTATCTCTCCCCGCGGTTTCGGCAGAGAAGGCTGTAACCATCGGCCCAACGGAGTAGAACGTCAGGCCGAGTATCAGAACCGGAACGAGACCTGGCCTTAAGGTAAGGAGCAATATGAAAACCCCATTGAAGAAGAATACGAACTCCAGCGCCCTTCTCCCGAGCCTGTCGTAGAGAAAACCTCCCGCGAGAGAACCGGCTACGCCGACTAAGGAGAGGAGGGAGAACAGAAAGGAAGCCCTTTCAACTCCCATTCCCCTATTGGTCAAGAATGCCACAAGAAACGTTAGAACTCCAAAAAAGGCCATGAGCGAGAGAAAGTTGGCAATGGCAAGGTTTATTGACCCAACTTCAATGGAAAGTCTCGCCCTTACTCGTTTCTCCTCAAGTTTTCTTAGGGATAAGAGGAGCAGAACCCCCACAGCCGAACTCAGGAGGGCCAGAACCGGAAAGGCGTAGCGCCATCCTAGGTTCAGGGCTATAGGCACGACAAGGAGTGGAACTATGCCGGAACCGAGGGGAGGGCCGAGCATGAAGACACCAAGGGCAGAGCCCTTCCTTCTGCCGTAGGTCTCGGCTATTAAAGCCGTCGCAGGGGCGTAGTAGAGACCGGAGAAAAAGCCGTAGAGAGCTCTGAAAGCCAAAAACTCCCAGTAACTCGATGAAAAGAAAAGCATCGCCGATGAGAGGGAATAGCCGAACACGCTCAGTGTGAGAAGCGTTCTCCTCCCAAAGCGGTCTCCAAGGTAACCGGCGGGAACCTGAACGATGGCGTAAGGAAGGAGCAACGCCGTCATCAAAAGACCGGCCTGAGCGTTCGTGAGATGGAACTCTGACTTAATCATGGGCAAGAGCGGAGAAACCACCATTCTGTGGGCGTAGTTGAAAATCCAGCCCAGCGTTATGAGCAGCAACTGGAGGAGCATAACTTCGATGAACAACTGAACGGTTAAAAATCTGTTGGACAAAGGTGCTCAACTAAGGTTTATAAGAATCCAAGACAAGTAACGCCGGGAGGAGAGGAGAGATGGTAAGCAAACTGCTGGCCCTAGAGGCCTACCCGAGCCTCCACGACCTAGACTTCAGAATCCTCAGGGGAGTAGAGCTTAACATGAGGCACCATAAGTGGGTTCCACTAGAGAACATAGCGCGCTTCGCGAGGGTGGACGTTGAGACGGCATCCTTCCGGTTGGGCAAGCTGGACGACATGTCTCTGGTCAGGCGGAGGAGCGACATAGGATACATCGGCTACCAGCTGACAATACACGGTTACGACGTTCTGGCTATAAGAGCCTTGGCGAGAAAAGGCGTGGTGGAAGCCATAAGCACCACACAGGTAGGTGTCGGAAAGGACGCCGACGTTTACGTTGGAATAACGCCAACCGGCGAGAAGGTCGCCGTGAAGTTCAACAGGGTAGGCGGAAGAACTGCCTCACGGAGGGCAGGCTACCACTCGCACGTCTTCTCGGATAAACATCACACAAGCTGGCTCTACATTTCAAGGCTCATAGCCAAGAAGGAGTACGACGCCCTGGTTCTTCTTAGCCCAATAGCGAGGGTTCCAAAGCCGGTAGCGTGGAACAGGCACGTTCTGGTAATGGAGTTCGTTGAGGGAACCGAACTGGCCGAGCTAAGGGACGACGAGCTCACCAGAGAGGAAGCCGAAAACTTCCTCGACAGAATCCTAGAGGAGTACCTCAAGATAGTGCGCTTTGGAATAGTCCACTCCGACCTGAGCGAGTTCAACGTCGTCCTGACGGGAGATGACGTTCTCATAATAGACTGGGCACAACACCTCACAACCGCCAACCCCGAGAGCTACGAGCTGTTGAAGAGAGATTTGAGTGTCATAATTAACGCCTTCAGGAGAAGGTGGAGGGTTAACAGGAGCTTTGATGAAATATGGCCGGACTTTGAGAAGGCCTGGCATGAGAGCAGGGGGGAGAGATATGGTGATTAAGTACGAACCCCTTAACAGGCGCGAGAGAATAGTTAGGCTCTTCCGAGAGGCTATCGAGGCGGAAAACAGGCGGGACCTCGAAACCGCAAAGAAGAAGCTCGACGAGATACTCCACGAGAGCCTAGAAGTCGAGCCGGAGTTCTACTTCGAGGCCTGCTTCCGCCTGGCCGACATCTTCCTCCAGGAGGATAACTACCGAGGGGCAGTTAAGTGCGCCCTCAGAGCCATACTCAGGGCCCCAAGCGAGGACCACTACAGGCTCGGTGTCAAGAGACTTGGCGACATACTGGCGATAATCAAGAGGGAAAGCCGCCTCAGTGAACTCGCGGAGAACATGGAAGCAACGCTCAAGCTAATTGAGGAAGACGAGGAACTGCACCGCTTCACTCTGGCCCTCGTGAAGCTCGCAAAGGGAGAAAAGGTGAGGGAAAAGTTCATCTTACCCGAATTCAACGAGGTCTTCGAGAGCCTAATCGAGTGAGCGTTTCCTCCACGTACCCTTTTTCAGGCAGAAACGGGAAGTTGTAGGGCTCTCTTTTCGGCCTCTCGTTGTAGTAGGGCCTGTTACATGCAGGACAGCCGTGGGTTGAGAAAACGGACGGCGGAACGTTGAGGCCATCGAGGTCAAAGCCCGCTATTTCATCGCCTTCAAGGAGTATTCTGTCCATTAAGCTATTCTCCACGAGCCATCTGGCGAGCTGAATCCGCCGGTAGCGCTCGAGACCTGGTGGTGAGAGGTTCTCAAGCCTCGTTCCATTAAGTGGAGTGAAAGCAAAGAGAGAAACGTCCGCACCTAATGAATAAGCTCTCTCGAAGGTCTCGATTAGCTCCCTGTCGGTTTCTCCGAGACCGACTATGACGTGGACAAAGGCCTTGCCCTCGCCGAGTACGTCAATAACATCCTTTGCAAAGCGCCACATCTCTTCCCACTTGAAGTCAGGCTTGAGGGTTTTGAAAAGTCTCTCGCTCGCTACATCAAGGCCAACGCCAACGTAGTCAACACCAAGAGCCCTGAAACGCTCGAGAGTTTCCGAATCAACGGGAGTTATTGAAACGGAAATCGGCAGTTTAAGGGGTTTAAAAGCTTTGAGAAGGACAAAAACGTCGTCGAGCATGCCCGGATAGTTTATGGTCTGGAGGCATATCCTTCCAAAGCGGCCGTTAGGGAGGGCTTTAACCACCTCCTCAAGCTCAAAGGCCGGCCACGTCACACGGGAAAGCCTGTCAAGGTTAGCTTTGCTCGTCCTTGCCTGGGCGCAGAAGGCGCAGTCGTTGGAGCACTTACCGGACCAGTACGTCATGAGGTAGGCGGTCGTTGGCCTGGCCATGAGCTTAGCCTTGATTAAACCCATAGTTATCGCGGTTCCGTAGGAGACCCTAACGAGCATTCAGCTTCCCCCACAAAGCTGGAGCATAGAGGGTTATAAAGCCAGCCCCCAAAATGAGTGGCAGGAGCGGGAAGACACCGGAGTAGCCCTTAAGCTGGGCGACGTAGCCGAGGCTCACCTGACCCGCTAATGTCCCAAGGTCAAAGAACATCGTGTATATCCCCGAACCCATCGTCCGTATTCTCTTGGGAAGGCTCCCCAGGGCCATCAGTTGCATGGCAGGAACCGCCAGACCGAAGCCGGCCCCTATGAGGGCGGCACTCATATAGGCCATTGGGGGGAGAATGTAAACGTTGAGGAGCATGTAACCGGCAAGAAGGAGGGTTAGTCCAAGGGTTATCACGGGAACGGGCCCATTCCTGTCGGCACTTTTACCGCCGATGACCCGCGTCATAAAGGAGAAAAGCCCTATCACCATCATGTAGTAACCGAAGAGACTCTGGGGAAGCGAGAGGGACTTGTAGAGAGCTGGCAGATAAGTTGTAACACCCGCGTAACTAACGGAGAAGAGAAAGAGCGTCAGCGATGCTGAAACGAAGGAAACCCTGAGGAGCTCGCGGTAGCTGGCCTTCTCATGCTCCCTCGGCTTAGCTATATCTCCTGCCTCATTCCATGCCACGAGGGCAAAGACCGCTCCAACTGCCGAGAACAGGGCGGTGAGAGCGAAGGTCCCCGAGAAACCTATGGCATCGGAGGCATAACCACCTATGGCGGGGCCAACTATATTCCCTAGGGAAAACATCATCCCACGCCAGCCGAGTGTTTCTCCGACCCTGCCTTCAGGAGCCAAATCAACCGCCGTTGAGAGACTGGAGGGAAAGAACAGGCCCATCGAAAAGCCATGTATTGCCCTTGCGAAGGCGAAGAGGTAAACGTTTGCGCTTAATGCAGAGACCACGTAGAGAACCCCTGCGAAAAGACCTAGTAAGTTACCCCCAACGAGGGCATGGAAGCGGTAACCCCTGTCCCCGAAGGCACCGCCTATCGGCTTCGAAACCAGAGAAAGGAAAGAGGTTATTCCGGCGATAAGGCCCACGAGGAATGGTTCAGCCCTTAAGCTAACCAGAAAGGGGGAAACAACAGGAGTAACCACGCTTATCCCGAGGAAGAAAAAGAACGTTGAAAAGTTCAAAAGCCAGACGTTCCTCATCGAACCCACTAAACACCAGCCTCCGGCTCGTCCATGCCGTCCTTCATGAAGGCGTAGCTCATATGCTTGGTGTTCTTCGCGAAGCCGACGTTACCCTTTGAATCAACCATGATTATACCCATAGTGTCCTTCCCGAAGTACTTGGTCGCAAGGCTTATCGCGGCTTCGCTGGCTGTTTGTGCGTCCATACCGAGCCTTACAAAGTCGGTGGCACTTTTAGCTAAAGCGAGCTTTATGGCAACCTCCCCGAGGCCAGTACATGAAGCCCCGGCAACTTCGTTGGCGTATGTTCCCCCACCGATTATCGGTGTGTCACCAACGCGACCGAACATCTTAAGGAAAACCCCTCCTGTTGAGGTCCCCGCAACGACTTCCTCCCCGTCAAAAGCCACCGCTCCGACAGTGCTCCTCAGGACCTCGGGATACTCCCTTATCAGCTCGTTGAGCTTCTTCCAGTGCTTGGTCTCTCCCTTCTCAAGGAGATTTTTCCTGAGCTCTTTCCACTGTTTCAGCCTTTCCTCGGTTGTGGGGTCGTATTCCTCGAAACCGAGAAGTCTCGCGAATTTTACGGCACCTTCACCAATTAGGAGGACGTGGTCAGTCTTCTCCATTACCTTTCTGGCAACGCTTATCGGATTTTTAACTCCCCAGATTCCGGCAACAGCCCCGGCATCCAAAGTTTTTCCGCGCATTATTGCCGCGTCCATCTCGACCCTTCCGTCGAGGGTTAGAACACTCCCGGTTCCCGCGTTGAAGAGCGGGTTGTCCTCGAGAACTTTTACCGCCTCCTCGACGGCATCCAGAGCTGAGCCCCTCTTAAGCTCGCGCCAGCCGGCAAGAACAGCATCCCTAACACCAGCTATAACCTTTGGTATCCTCTCCTCCTT
The window above is part of the Thermococcus sp. genome. Proteins encoded here:
- a CDS encoding serine/threonine-protein kinase RIO2 yields the protein MVSKLLALEAYPSLHDLDFRILRGVELNMRHHKWVPLENIARFARVDVETASFRLGKLDDMSLVRRRSDIGYIGYQLTIHGYDVLAIRALARKGVVEAISTTQVGVGKDADVYVGITPTGEKVAVKFNRVGGRTASRRAGYHSHVFSDKHHTSWLYISRLIAKKEYDALVLLSPIARVPKPVAWNRHVLVMEFVEGTELAELRDDELTREEAENFLDRILEEYLKIVRFGIVHSDLSEFNVVLTGDDVLIIDWAQHLTTANPESYELLKRDLSVIINAFRRRWRVNRSFDEIWPDFEKAWHESRGERYGD
- a CDS encoding radical SAM protein; the encoded protein is MLVRVSYGTAITMGLIKAKLMARPTTAYLMTYWSGKCSNDCAFCAQARTSKANLDRLSRVTWPAFELEEVVKALPNGRFGRICLQTINYPGMLDDVFVLLKAFKPLKLPISVSITPVDSETLERFRALGVDYVGVGLDVASERLFKTLKPDFKWEEMWRFAKDVIDVLGEGKAFVHVIVGLGETDRELIETFERAYSLGADVSLFAFTPLNGTRLENLSPPGLERYRRIQLARWLVENSLMDRILLEGDEIAGFDLDGLNVPPSVFSTHGCPACNRPYYNERPKREPYNFPFLPEKGYVEETLTRLGSRRPR
- a CDS encoding MFS transporter — translated: MLLQLLLITLGWIFNYAHRMVVSPLLPMIKSEFHLTNAQAGLLMTALLLPYAIVQVPAGYLGDRFGRRTLLTLSVFGYSLSSAMLFFSSSYWEFLAFRALYGFFSGLYYAPATALIAETYGRRKGSALGVFMLGPPLGSGIVPLLVVPIALNLGWRYAFPVLALLSSAVGVLLLLSLRKLEEKRVRARLSIEVGSINLAIANFLSLMAFFGVLTFLVAFLTNRGMGVERASFLFSLLSLVGVAGSLAGGFLYDRLGRRALEFVFFFNGVFILLLTLRPGLVPVLILGLTFYSVGPMVTAFSAETAGRDNLGPVMGFVNMVGFFGATVGPYFTGYLIDRLGYRGAFFSIAVLYVLAEVIIKGTETGVSRT
- a CDS encoding isoaspartyl peptidase/L-asparaginase family protein, encoding MVAIIVHGGAGTIKKEERIPKVIAGVRDAVLAGWRELKRGSALDAVEEAVKVLEDNPLFNAGTGSVLTLDGRVEMDAAIMRGKTLDAGAVAGIWGVKNPISVARKVMEKTDHVLLIGEGAVKFARLLGFEEYDPTTEERLKQWKELRKNLLEKGETKHWKKLNELIREYPEVLRSTVGAVAFDGEEVVAGTSTGGVFLKMFGRVGDTPIIGGGTYANEVAGASCTGLGEVAIKLALAKSATDFVRLGMDAQTASEAAISLATKYFGKDTMGIIMVDSKGNVGFAKNTKHMSYAFMKDGMDEPEAGV
- a CDS encoding MFS transporter, translating into MRNVWLLNFSTFFFFLGISVVTPVVSPFLVSLRAEPFLVGLIAGITSFLSLVSKPIGGAFGDRGYRFHALVGGNLLGLFAGVLYVVSALSANVYLFAFARAIHGFSMGLFFPSSLSTAVDLAPEGRVGETLGWRGMMFSLGNIVGPAIGGYASDAIGFSGTFALTALFSAVGAVFALVAWNEAGDIAKPREHEKASYRELLRVSFVSASLTLFLFSVSYAGVTTYLPALYKSLSLPQSLFGYYMMVIGLFSFMTRVIGGKSADRNGPVPVITLGLTLLLAGYMLLNVYILPPMAYMSAALIGAGFGLAVPAMQLMALGSLPKRIRTMGSGIYTMFFDLGTLAGQVSLGYVAQLKGYSGVFPLLPLILGAGFITLYAPALWGKLNAR
- a CDS encoding proteasome-activating nucleotidase, producing MSIEDANMHESYDDYVTFLKRRIRQLELQVRTLEADKERLERELSRLRMEMSRLRQPPAFAGNVIEVLDDERAIVQNYNGPRFVVRIAPWIERDKLKPGSRVALDQRTMAIVELLPTEKDPSVLGFEVIERPKVTYDDIGGLEKQLQELREAIELPLKHPELFEKVGIEPPKGVLLYGPPGCGKTLMAKALAREVNATFIRVVGSELVRKFIGEGARLVHELFELAKEKAPTIIFIDEIDAIGAKRMDETTGGEREVNRTLMQLLAEMDGFDPRGNVKVIAATNRPDILDPALLRPGRFDRLIEVPLPDFRGRLEILKVHTRKMNLKDVDLRIIAELTEGASGADLKAIATEAGMFAIRDRREYVTQDDFLKAVEKVLGAEKRLAQAIAMHEVMYG